TTGGATCCAATGTGATGCCATATACTGGTGGTGACACCAAGAAATCTGGAGAGCTTGGGAAGATGTTTGAGCTCCATGCTGAAAGATCCAGAAAATCTGGTCCTCTAGGCAGTGCGCCTTCGAGAAATCCTTCATTTGGTGGTGCTGCCTCCAACTCTGGACCTGTGTCTAATGCTGGCGGTCGGTCAAACTACTCTGGTTCTCTTTCATCTTCAGTTCCTGGCGCCGGaggatcagcaagagcaaaatctaaCTCCGGACCACTCAATAAGCATGGAGAACCAGTAAAGCGGTCATCTGGTCCCCAGTCTGGAGGTGTGACCCCAATGGCTCGCCAGAATTCCGGCCCTCTCCCTCCAATGCTTCCTATGACTGGGCTTATCACATCTGGCCCTGTTACTTCTGGACCACTGAATTCGTCTGGTGCCCCAAGAAGGAAAGTATCTGGATCTCTTGATCCTGCTGCATCGATGAAGGCGCGGGCCACATCGCTTGCTCACAACCAGGCTGTTACTACACTCACCAGTGAAGGTGGTTTCTCAGTTATGGGAAGCATTTCAAAGTGGGTATTCTGGCTAGTGATCACACTCTTGCTGTTCGGGTTTGCAGTAGGTCTCTTCATTCTTATTGCTGTTCACAATGCGATTGTGCTGATAGTTGTTGTTGCAATGATTGGTTCTGTTGCTGCACTTGTGTCTTGGAATGTTTGGCGGGGCAGGAGAGGCGTGCTCAGGTTTGTCAATAGCTGTCCTGATACTGATCTCAGAACTGCAAAGGATGGAGAGTATGTGAAGGTTACAGGGGTATGTGAAATGCTTCTGATCCTGTTGGATTTATTGCCCTTATCTTCACTCTGATAAATTGCTGTTTAGCGCCAGTGTTCATCCTGTTCTACTGAGCATACGCTCATCTGTTGCAATGCGCCCTAATGACACTAACCTTAACATAGTTGAGTACTATAAGAGTCCTAGTCTGCACATAATTACCAACACATCACCAAATTTCTGTATTTCTTTTACTATTCATGGTATAATTTGCATGGTAGATATAATTGAATAC
The window above is part of the Triticum aestivum cultivar Chinese Spring chromosome 2A, IWGSC CS RefSeq v2.1, whole genome shotgun sequence genome. Proteins encoded here:
- the LOC123190254 gene encoding uncharacterized membrane protein At1g16860, encoding MGSRFPSHQLSSGLYVSGRPEQPKEKAPTFGSNVMPYTGGDTKKSGELGKMFELHAERSRKSGPLGSAPSRNPSFGGAASNSGPVSNAGGRSNYSGSLSSSVPGAGGSARAKSNSGPLNKHGEPVKRSSGPQSGGVTPMARQNSGPLPPMLPMTGLITSGPVTSGPLNSSGAPRRKVSGSLDPAASMKARATSLAHNQAVTTLTSEGGFSVMGSISKWVFWLVITLLLFGFAVGLFILIAVHNAIVLIVVVAMIGSVAALVSWNVWRGRRGVLRFVNSCPDTDLRTAKDGEYVKVTGVVTCGNFPLESSFQRIPRCVYTSTRLYEYRGWDSKTANPKHRRFTWGLRTAERHAVDFYISDFQSGLRALVRTGSGARVTPYVDESVVIDVNPENKDMSPEFLRWLRERNLSSDGRKMRLKEGYIKEGSTVSVMGVVQKNESVLMIVPPSEPISSGCQWGSCFFPANLEGLVVRCEDTSDMDVIPV